Proteins encoded in a region of the Desulfovibrio sp. X2 genome:
- a CDS encoding ABC transporter ATP-binding protein, translated as MAATHTIVRVSGVKKIFRMGKHRVEALKGVDLEISAGEYISIMGPSGSGKSTLFNMIGGLDKPSEGKVFIDEVDIAQLDAFELAWLRNRKIGYIFQTFNLIQVMTALENVTLPMTFGGMNQDDAVEKGIELLKLVGLEGRYNHKPQELSGGQQQRVAVARSLANSPAIILADEPTGNLDLNTGAEIIELLRTLSVERQVTVITATHDYKMLNVSDRVVWIVDGRIDRIENRADLNIQVGGIRRDEAPA; from the coding sequence GTGGCCGCAACGCACACCATCGTCCGCGTCAGCGGAGTGAAGAAGATATTCCGCATGGGCAAGCACCGGGTCGAGGCCCTGAAGGGCGTGGACCTGGAAATCTCCGCGGGCGAGTACATCTCCATCATGGGCCCCTCCGGCTCGGGCAAGTCCACGCTGTTCAACATGATCGGCGGACTGGACAAGCCGAGCGAGGGCAAGGTCTTCATCGACGAGGTGGACATCGCCCAGCTCGACGCCTTCGAGCTCGCCTGGCTGCGCAACCGCAAGATCGGCTACATCTTCCAGACCTTCAACCTGATCCAGGTCATGACCGCCCTTGAGAACGTGACCCTGCCCATGACCTTCGGCGGCATGAACCAGGACGACGCCGTGGAGAAGGGCATCGAGCTCCTGAAGCTCGTCGGGCTCGAGGGGCGCTACAACCACAAGCCCCAGGAGCTTTCCGGCGGCCAGCAGCAGCGCGTGGCCGTGGCCCGCTCCCTGGCCAACTCCCCGGCCATCATCCTGGCGGACGAACCCACGGGCAACCTCGACCTCAACACCGGCGCGGAGATCATCGAGCTTCTGCGCACCCTCTCCGTCGAACGCCAAGTGACCGTGATCACCGCAACCCACGACTACAAGATGCTGAACGTCTCAGACCGCGTGGTCTGGATCGTGGACGGGCGCATCGACCGCATCGAGAACCGCGCCGACCTCAACATCCAGGTGGGCGGCATCCGCCGCGACGAGGCCCCGGCGTGA
- a CDS encoding FtsX-like permease family protein, with protein MKRKGALLLAALLLLAWAAPVWADARRTVEHFASFGDRTTGSPGARQAAETIADTFESLGFKTDHQLFLLPLRRYEPADLTLAGSGRSLTLHPLTTNAVFPQSTPEAGATGPLLWAGRGSLSEMEGKPVSGALVCMDLDSGKNWENAANLGAQAVIFVDRGTHARGYYTDKHELTPIDLPTFVVTERELSAAVPDFEHALASSAAPTASLHCHARWKRIMGENVYCLIPGSDPQLADQLVVIEAFYDSEGLVVGRSPGAEEASSIAALLELAAELKAHPPKRSVLLLATEGHAQGLAGIRDFVWSVRTKATRLMELERTERSRGLAAKAALHILESGRSLRDLTPEEGREVSQALRFQIKNHVDAISTKLMQLRLQGDPAHEEEIRQLARRRMLLRNLVDVTDFSRADEASLALLQSFVPAAVSEQMEVATDAGEQLLAAKSSRQARAEVAPLEVAAWISLHLSTHGNGVGAFDYGFQYEIRPDRNRNPDYGRIDRILQAAAEEMPKDGSVAPLRDTLRPSRIRPWESWFEDRPGLGGEVAALGGVLGLTMATVEDARSTWGTPYDTPDKVDFASLDRQIALLRGLVDVLVTTPAPLYDEVPRQGLSELEGKARFIRQGEVFPDQPAPGTIIQAYQGPAIVYSMVDTAGTFRFTGLADHKNTFHKVILEAYRFDPDSGRIMWAVDKKQTGKDSYRVKMVRQRMETDLVMFAAKRISIFGLLEPRTFAYLTKIDLYDGRRDATPVKYWFSRIDTRDSTLASFFLEQGTPLKVTLSDTVLTRKLILTHAVPGNPEGVGYLPSEWPEINATEFHVATDMWALLGPRIRNLETHGIDNERIRTMQAQGQSELKAADAAFKDMRWSDFLEHARASWALATRVYLDVEKTQRDVLLGVLFYIALFVPFAYCAERVLFAFADIHKRIVAFLAILCVVIAVIYAVHPAFQLTYSPLVVILAFFIAGLSALVAAIIFLRFEKEMEKLQRRAHHTKASEVSKLKAFAAAFVIGVSNLRRRKVRTSLTVVTLVILTFTIMSFTSVKSVRESTSTPFTDTSSYRGILMKSLGWASLPRETAAIVSNAFRGQALAVPRVWLDNKDRTTAVYVPLRRGSTNEEARGLIGLSPHEPEVSGLDRVLTGGRWFKPGEQDAVLLPASTAKRFGIDPAAPNGAKIELWGMPFSVVGCFDAAALDDFSDLDEEPPTPVTFPSEMAVSLAEAQADEIDTGEEMQNFQSRYQHVSADQVVIVPAGTALSLGGEIKSMALHPLGGLSTADLAKGLVDRFGLPLFVGQSSGTYLYSASDTINYSGLPNIVIPLVIAVCIVLNTMIASVYERRREIGVYTSIGMAPTHVSYLFIAEAVAFAVISSVLGYLLAQVAAETLSGTAVWSGMTANYSSLAGVAAMLLVIGVTLLSVIYPARVAAQIAIPDVTRSWVMPDSAGNEITLTLPFLLKEPEQECVGGFLLDYYQAHQDVTHGLFCSDDVACAFACPLQSFTEKRSPEAPDQCLNLRASIWLAPFDFGVRQETEIFFCPSEDQPEFMEIRIRVARQAGEVGIWKRLNKNFLNDLRKQLLVWRSLDEEGRAGYESLLRQYMARSEGQTG; from the coding sequence GTGAAGCGAAAGGGCGCGCTCCTTCTGGCGGCCCTGCTGCTTCTGGCCTGGGCCGCGCCCGTCTGGGCCGACGCCAGGCGCACCGTGGAACACTTCGCCTCCTTCGGCGACCGCACCACGGGCAGTCCCGGTGCGCGGCAAGCGGCCGAGACCATCGCGGACACCTTCGAGTCCCTGGGATTCAAGACCGACCACCAGCTCTTCCTCCTGCCGCTGCGCCGCTACGAGCCGGCCGACCTGACCCTGGCCGGAAGCGGCCGGAGCCTCACCCTGCATCCGTTGACGACCAATGCCGTCTTTCCGCAGAGCACGCCCGAGGCGGGCGCGACCGGCCCTCTCCTCTGGGCGGGTCGCGGCAGCCTGTCCGAGATGGAGGGCAAGCCGGTGTCCGGCGCCCTCGTGTGCATGGACCTCGATTCGGGCAAGAACTGGGAGAACGCGGCGAACCTCGGCGCCCAGGCCGTGATCTTCGTGGATCGCGGCACGCACGCGCGCGGCTACTACACGGACAAGCACGAACTCACCCCCATCGACCTCCCCACCTTCGTGGTCACGGAGCGGGAGCTCTCCGCCGCCGTCCCCGATTTCGAACATGCCCTCGCCTCCTCCGCCGCGCCCACGGCCAGCCTGCACTGCCATGCGAGATGGAAGCGGATCATGGGGGAGAACGTCTACTGCCTCATCCCGGGAAGCGACCCGCAGCTGGCCGATCAGCTCGTGGTGATCGAGGCCTTCTACGACTCCGAGGGGCTGGTCGTCGGACGTTCGCCAGGAGCCGAGGAAGCCAGCTCCATAGCCGCCCTGCTCGAGCTCGCGGCCGAACTGAAGGCGCACCCCCCCAAGCGCTCCGTGCTTCTGCTGGCCACCGAGGGGCATGCCCAGGGGCTGGCCGGCATCCGCGACTTCGTATGGTCCGTTCGCACCAAGGCCACGCGCCTGATGGAGCTCGAACGCACCGAGCGCAGCCGCGGTCTGGCCGCCAAGGCCGCCCTGCACATCCTGGAATCCGGCCGCAGCCTGCGCGACCTCACTCCCGAGGAAGGGCGGGAGGTTTCCCAGGCGCTGCGTTTCCAGATCAAGAACCACGTGGACGCGATCTCCACGAAGCTCATGCAGCTTCGCCTCCAGGGCGATCCCGCCCACGAGGAGGAGATCAGGCAGCTCGCCCGACGCCGCATGCTGCTCAGGAACCTCGTGGACGTCACGGACTTCTCCCGCGCGGACGAGGCGAGCCTCGCGCTCCTGCAGAGCTTCGTGCCCGCGGCCGTCTCGGAACAGATGGAAGTGGCGACGGACGCCGGGGAACAACTCCTGGCGGCCAAGAGTTCGCGTCAGGCGCGGGCCGAGGTTGCACCTCTCGAGGTCGCGGCCTGGATCTCGCTGCATCTTTCCACCCACGGCAACGGCGTGGGCGCCTTCGACTACGGCTTCCAGTACGAGATACGGCCCGACCGCAACCGCAACCCGGACTACGGCCGCATAGACCGCATCCTCCAGGCCGCGGCCGAGGAGATGCCCAAGGACGGCAGCGTGGCCCCACTGCGCGACACGCTCCGTCCCTCGCGCATCCGGCCCTGGGAGTCCTGGTTCGAGGACCGCCCCGGGCTCGGCGGCGAGGTGGCGGCATTGGGCGGCGTGCTCGGCCTGACCATGGCCACGGTGGAGGATGCCCGCTCGACCTGGGGCACCCCCTACGACACGCCCGACAAGGTGGACTTCGCCTCCCTCGACCGCCAGATCGCCCTGCTCAGGGGGCTGGTAGACGTGCTCGTCACGACGCCCGCCCCCCTGTACGACGAAGTGCCGCGCCAGGGCCTGTCCGAACTCGAAGGCAAGGCCCGGTTCATCCGCCAGGGCGAGGTCTTTCCCGACCAGCCCGCCCCGGGAACCATCATCCAGGCCTACCAGGGACCGGCCATCGTCTACTCCATGGTCGACACCGCGGGCACCTTCCGCTTCACCGGCCTCGCGGACCACAAGAACACCTTCCACAAGGTGATCCTCGAGGCCTACCGCTTCGATCCCGACAGCGGCCGCATCATGTGGGCCGTGGACAAGAAGCAGACCGGCAAGGACTCGTACCGCGTGAAGATGGTGCGCCAGCGCATGGAGACCGACCTGGTCATGTTCGCGGCCAAGCGCATCTCCATCTTCGGGCTGCTCGAGCCGCGGACCTTCGCCTACCTGACCAAGATCGACCTCTACGACGGACGGCGCGACGCCACACCGGTCAAATACTGGTTCAGCCGCATCGACACCCGGGACTCCACCCTGGCCTCGTTCTTCCTGGAACAAGGGACGCCCCTCAAGGTGACCCTGTCCGACACCGTGCTCACCAGAAAGCTCATCCTGACCCACGCGGTGCCCGGCAATCCCGAGGGCGTGGGCTACCTGCCCTCCGAGTGGCCCGAGATCAACGCCACGGAGTTCCATGTGGCCACGGACATGTGGGCCCTGCTCGGGCCGCGCATCAGGAACCTCGAGACCCACGGCATCGACAACGAACGCATCCGGACGATGCAGGCCCAGGGACAGTCCGAGCTCAAGGCGGCGGACGCGGCCTTCAAGGACATGCGCTGGAGCGACTTCCTGGAGCACGCCCGCGCCTCGTGGGCCCTGGCCACGCGCGTCTACCTGGACGTGGAGAAGACACAACGCGACGTGCTCCTCGGCGTTCTCTTCTACATCGCCCTGTTCGTGCCCTTCGCCTATTGCGCCGAGCGGGTGCTTTTCGCCTTCGCGGACATCCACAAACGCATCGTGGCTTTCCTGGCCATTCTCTGCGTGGTCATCGCGGTCATCTATGCGGTGCACCCGGCTTTCCAGCTCACCTACTCTCCGCTGGTGGTCATCCTGGCCTTCTTCATCGCCGGGCTCTCCGCCCTGGTGGCCGCGATCATCTTCCTGCGCTTCGAGAAGGAGATGGAGAAGCTGCAGCGCCGGGCGCACCACACGAAGGCCTCGGAAGTCAGCAAGCTCAAGGCCTTCGCCGCGGCCTTCGTCATCGGCGTCTCCAATCTGCGGCGACGCAAGGTGCGCACCTCGCTGACCGTGGTCACCCTGGTCATCCTGACCTTCACCATCATGAGCTTCACCTCGGTCAAGTCGGTGCGCGAGAGCACGTCCACGCCCTTCACGGACACGTCCAGCTACCGGGGCATCCTCATGAAGAGCCTCGGCTGGGCGAGCCTGCCGCGGGAGACGGCCGCCATCGTGAGCAACGCGTTCCGCGGCCAGGCCCTGGCCGTGCCCCGCGTCTGGCTGGACAACAAGGACAGGACCACGGCCGTCTACGTGCCCCTGCGGCGCGGCAGCACGAACGAGGAGGCGCGGGGGCTCATCGGCCTTTCCCCGCACGAGCCGGAGGTGAGCGGTCTCGACCGCGTGCTCACGGGCGGCCGCTGGTTCAAGCCCGGCGAGCAAGATGCCGTGCTCCTGCCCGCGTCCACGGCCAAGCGCTTCGGCATCGATCCGGCCGCACCGAACGGCGCGAAGATCGAACTCTGGGGCATGCCCTTCTCCGTGGTCGGCTGCTTCGATGCCGCGGCACTGGACGATTTCTCGGACCTGGACGAGGAACCGCCCACGCCCGTGACCTTCCCGTCGGAGATGGCCGTCTCCCTGGCCGAGGCCCAGGCCGACGAGATCGACACGGGCGAGGAGATGCAGAATTTCCAGAGCCGCTACCAGCACGTCTCGGCCGACCAGGTGGTCATCGTCCCGGCGGGCACGGCCCTCTCCCTGGGCGGCGAGATCAAGTCCATGGCCCTGCACCCGCTGGGTGGGCTCTCCACGGCCGACCTGGCCAAGGGGCTGGTGGACCGCTTCGGCCTGCCGCTGTTCGTGGGCCAGTCCTCGGGCACGTATCTGTACAGCGCCTCGGACACCATCAACTACTCCGGCCTGCCGAACATCGTCATCCCTCTCGTCATCGCCGTGTGCATCGTGCTCAACACCATGATCGCCAGCGTCTACGAGCGCCGCCGCGAGATCGGCGTGTACACCTCCATCGGCATGGCCCCGACGCACGTCTCCTATCTGTTCATCGCCGAGGCCGTGGCCTTCGCGGTCATAAGCTCGGTGCTCGGCTACCTCCTGGCGCAGGTGGCGGCGGAGACGCTCTCGGGCACGGCCGTGTGGTCGGGCATGACCGCCAACTACTCCTCGCTGGCGGGCGTGGCGGCCATGCTCCTGGTCATCGGCGTGACCCTGCTCTCGGTCATCTACCCTGCCCGGGTCGCGGCCCAGATCGCCATCCCGGACGTGACCCGCTCCTGGGTCATGCCCGACAGCGCCGGAAACGAGATCACCCTGACGCTCCCCTTCCTGCTCAAGGAGCCGGAGCAGGAATGCGTGGGCGGCTTCCTGCTCGACTACTACCAGGCGCACCAGGACGTGACCCACGGGCTGTTCTGCTCCGACGACGTGGCCTGCGCCTTCGCCTGTCCGCTGCAGAGCTTCACGGAGAAGCGCAGCCCCGAAGCGCCCGACCAGTGTCTCAACCTGCGCGCATCCATCTGGCTCGCGCCGTTCGATTTCGGCGTGCGCCAGGAGACCGAAATATTCTTCTGTCCCTCTGAGGACCAGCCGGAATTCATGGAGATACGCATCCGCGTCGCGCGCCAGGCGGGCGAGGTGGGCATCTGGAAGCGACTGAACAAGAATTTTCTGAACGATCTGCGCAAGCAGCTTCTGGTCTGGCGTTCCCTGGACGAGGAAGGCCGCGCGGGCTACGAAAGCCTGCTCAGGCAGTACATGGCGCGCAGCGAAGGACAAACGGGCTAG
- a CDS encoding DUF6785 family protein, translating to MAGQKNIRPRAVVLGVLLGLGVCAVTPYNNMLLRATLLGGGHFPLAPFVILFWLTVITTAAGKLTRRSLLAGRELFVTWILMVLVSGLPYTGLVRTFFVNITTPQTFATPNNHWAETLGPLLPASLFPKDPKALTDIYDGLDGALGQNSLTVLSRIDWSAWAGPLLWWGAFVFLAFLVMICLVNLFSGQWVENERVNFPLLRLPQVMEEAVDEGRFLGFLTDRYLLIGLALTVFLHTMNGLSSFYPEIPQIPTLFVVGKYFSKYGIFSGFHKLKIYIYPAFIGFAFLTSRQISLSLWFFYLLGALAFGVLDVTGLSVPAGALGVTFGPTLAAVEETQMIGAYGVFFLFLLWLARSHLAMIARHAVGIGQAKRGESEWFSLRAAFWGGIGGMVLLGAWCVHFGMTPLAAASVLVMFFVVSFVAARIICQGGIAYFTLTAAPLDGLIALFGSGFLGTAGLLVAAAAQKVLFVDLRESLLPSLFHAAKVGEGVRNKRLYLTGIVVVLILGVAVSIAAMMALCHTYGLRELELEWATRTSVSVYDNVKRLIDTPLSMQGHVVTYSLVGAAIMLALVLCYHRFHWWPLHPIGYLATYSSSMHILWFSFFVGWLVNQVCLRYGGVTLFRKVRYFFFGLILGDFLMGGMWAMIGLHTGMTYQVLPD from the coding sequence ATGGCGGGACAGAAAAACATACGGCCAAGGGCAGTGGTCCTCGGCGTCCTTCTGGGGCTCGGCGTGTGCGCCGTCACGCCCTACAACAACATGCTGCTCAGGGCCACGCTGCTCGGCGGCGGCCACTTCCCGCTCGCCCCCTTCGTCATCCTCTTCTGGCTCACGGTCATCACCACGGCGGCCGGAAAGCTCACCCGAAGGAGCCTGCTCGCCGGACGCGAACTCTTCGTCACCTGGATCCTCATGGTCCTCGTCTCGGGGCTGCCCTACACCGGCCTCGTGCGCACCTTCTTCGTCAACATCACCACCCCGCAGACCTTCGCCACGCCGAACAACCACTGGGCCGAGACGCTCGGCCCCCTTCTGCCCGCCTCCCTGTTCCCCAAGGACCCGAAGGCCCTGACCGACATCTACGACGGCCTGGACGGAGCCCTCGGGCAGAACTCACTGACCGTGCTCTCGCGCATCGACTGGTCCGCCTGGGCAGGTCCGCTGCTCTGGTGGGGCGCCTTCGTCTTCCTCGCCTTCCTGGTCATGATCTGCCTCGTGAACCTCTTCTCCGGGCAGTGGGTGGAGAACGAGCGCGTGAACTTCCCCCTGCTGCGCCTGCCCCAGGTCATGGAGGAGGCGGTCGACGAGGGGCGCTTCCTCGGCTTCCTCACGGACCGCTACCTGCTCATCGGGCTGGCGCTTACCGTCTTCCTGCACACCATGAACGGCCTGTCCTCCTTCTATCCGGAAATCCCCCAGATCCCCACGCTCTTCGTGGTCGGCAAGTACTTCTCGAAGTACGGAATCTTCTCCGGCTTCCACAAGCTGAAGATCTACATCTATCCCGCCTTCATCGGCTTCGCCTTCCTGACCTCGCGCCAGATCTCCCTGAGCCTCTGGTTCTTCTACCTGCTCGGCGCGCTGGCCTTCGGCGTCCTCGACGTCACCGGGCTTTCCGTGCCCGCGGGAGCGCTCGGCGTGACCTTCGGCCCGACCCTGGCCGCGGTGGAGGAGACGCAGATGATCGGCGCCTACGGCGTCTTCTTCCTCTTCCTGCTCTGGCTCGCACGAAGTCATCTGGCCATGATCGCGCGCCACGCCGTGGGCATCGGCCAAGCGAAACGGGGCGAGAGCGAGTGGTTCTCGCTGCGCGCCGCGTTCTGGGGCGGGATCGGGGGCATGGTCCTGCTCGGCGCATGGTGCGTGCATTTCGGCATGACCCCGCTGGCCGCGGCCTCGGTGCTGGTGATGTTCTTCGTGGTCTCCTTCGTGGCGGCGCGCATCATCTGCCAGGGCGGCATCGCCTACTTCACCCTCACCGCGGCCCCGCTCGACGGCCTGATAGCCCTGTTCGGCTCGGGCTTTCTCGGCACCGCGGGGCTCCTGGTGGCGGCGGCGGCGCAGAAGGTCCTCTTCGTGGACCTGCGGGAATCGCTGCTGCCCTCGCTCTTCCACGCCGCAAAGGTCGGCGAAGGTGTACGCAACAAGCGCCTCTACCTCACCGGCATCGTGGTCGTGCTCATCCTCGGCGTGGCGGTCAGCATCGCGGCCATGATGGCGCTGTGCCACACCTACGGGCTGCGCGAACTCGAGCTCGAGTGGGCCACGCGCACCTCGGTCTCGGTCTACGACAACGTCAAGCGGCTGATCGACACGCCGCTCTCCATGCAGGGGCACGTGGTGACCTATTCCCTGGTCGGCGCGGCGATCATGCTCGCCCTGGTGCTCTGCTACCACCGCTTCCACTGGTGGCCGCTGCACCCCATCGGCTATCTGGCCACCTACAGCTCGTCCATGCACATCCTGTGGTTCAGCTTTTTCGTGGGCTGGCTGGTCAACCAGGTCTGCCTGCGCTACGGCGGGGTGACGCTGTTCCGCAAAGTACGCTATTTCTTCTTCGGACTGATACTCGGCGATTTCCTCATGGGCGGCATGTGGGCCATGATCGGGCTGCACACGGGCATGACCTACCAGGTCCTGCCCGACTAG
- a CDS encoding PqqD family protein codes for MAEPNGRSEAMAAVPVRNREVREQSSPDGTILSYPAAVNPWFGRMARKFGLWDGKPLSRKLQLDSMGTTVWAWIDGSADVRELSRRLAAHYGVTGREAEASMTAFLRELGKRGILAFRPGEPMPEDPPENQGRT; via the coding sequence GTGGCTGAACCGAACGGCCGCTCGGAGGCCATGGCCGCCGTGCCCGTTCGCAACCGCGAGGTGCGCGAGCAGTCCTCACCGGACGGCACGATCCTCAGCTACCCGGCCGCGGTGAATCCGTGGTTCGGCCGCATGGCCAGAAAGTTCGGCCTGTGGGACGGCAAGCCCCTGTCCAGGAAGCTGCAGCTCGACAGCATGGGGACCACGGTGTGGGCCTGGATCGACGGCAGCGCCGACGTGCGCGAACTCTCCAGGCGGCTCGCGGCGCACTACGGCGTGACCGGCCGCGAGGCCGAGGCCTCCATGACCGCGTTCCTGCGCGAACTGGGCAAGCGGGGAATCCTGGCCTTCCGCCCGGGTGAGCCGATGCCGGAGGATCCTCCCGAGAATCAGGGCCGCACGTAA
- the hldE gene encoding bifunctional D-glycero-beta-D-manno-heptose-7-phosphate kinase/D-glycero-beta-D-manno-heptose 1-phosphate adenylyltransferase HldE, protein MNAVSTTAQLSAVPDFSEITVVVLGDVMLDQYVWGDVSRISPEAPVQVVRVDRKSYTLGGAGNVAANLAGLGCRTVCLGTRGDDEAGRILVETMGELPVNAILTGVPGRPTTIKTRVMSRGQQLLRLDEEQVGVLSEEVYDSLRAALADALAEAGALILSDYGKGVFNAFLAQEAVDMCRARGIPVLVDPKGADWTRYQGATCITPNTAEFLQVAQFNPDDEADLAARAATAINAFSLTHLMVTRGARGLSLFTRGGAPLHIPAEAREVFDVSGAGDTVIATLAAGLAAGLSAQEAAGLANAAAGVVVGKLGTQPIHRAELEESLLRREVGCGHKIRSRERAAQAASAWRKAGERVVFTNGCFDILHVGHISLLHQAAALGDRLVVGLNTDASVRRLKGESRPVLPEDERAALLAALECVDMVVHFDEDTPLELITAIEPDVLVKGGDYTVETVVGHELVLERGGRVEIVPLLNGKSTSGIIAKLKG, encoded by the coding sequence ATGAACGCAGTTTCCACGACCGCCCAGCTTTCAGCTGTTCCCGATTTTTCCGAGATCACCGTCGTCGTCCTCGGTGACGTCATGCTCGACCAGTACGTCTGGGGCGACGTCTCGCGCATCTCGCCGGAGGCCCCGGTGCAAGTGGTCCGTGTGGACCGCAAGAGCTACACCCTCGGCGGCGCGGGCAACGTGGCCGCCAACCTGGCCGGACTTGGCTGCCGCACCGTCTGTCTGGGCACCCGAGGCGACGACGAGGCGGGACGCATCCTTGTCGAAACCATGGGCGAGCTGCCCGTGAACGCGATCCTGACCGGCGTCCCCGGCCGCCCGACCACCATCAAGACCCGGGTCATGAGCCGCGGGCAGCAGTTGCTGCGCCTGGACGAGGAACAGGTCGGGGTGCTGTCCGAGGAGGTCTACGACAGCCTGCGCGCCGCGCTGGCCGACGCCCTGGCCGAGGCCGGAGCCCTCATCCTTTCTGACTACGGCAAAGGCGTGTTCAACGCCTTCCTGGCCCAAGAGGCCGTGGACATGTGCCGCGCAAGGGGTATCCCCGTGCTGGTCGACCCCAAGGGGGCCGATTGGACCCGCTACCAGGGCGCCACGTGCATCACTCCGAACACCGCCGAATTTCTTCAGGTGGCCCAGTTCAACCCCGACGACGAGGCCGACCTCGCCGCCCGGGCGGCCACCGCGATCAACGCCTTCAGCCTTACCCACCTGATGGTCACGCGCGGGGCACGGGGGCTCTCCCTGTTCACCCGCGGCGGCGCTCCGCTGCACATTCCGGCCGAGGCGCGCGAGGTCTTCGACGTCTCCGGCGCGGGCGACACTGTCATCGCCACCCTGGCCGCGGGGCTGGCCGCGGGCCTGTCCGCCCAGGAGGCCGCGGGCCTTGCCAACGCCGCGGCCGGTGTCGTCGTGGGCAAGCTCGGCACCCAGCCCATCCACCGCGCGGAACTCGAGGAATCGCTCCTGCGCCGCGAGGTGGGCTGCGGCCACAAGATCAGGAGCCGCGAGCGCGCCGCGCAGGCCGCCTCCGCCTGGCGCAAGGCGGGCGAGCGCGTGGTCTTCACCAACGGCTGCTTCGACATCCTGCACGTGGGGCACATTTCGCTGCTGCACCAGGCCGCGGCGCTCGGCGACCGTCTGGTCGTCGGCCTGAACACCGACGCCTCGGTGCGGCGCCTGAAGGGCGAGAGCCGCCCGGTGCTGCCTGAGGACGAGCGTGCCGCGCTTCTGGCCGCCCTCGAGTGCGTGGACATGGTCGTGCACTTCGACGAGGACACGCCGCTCGAACTCATCACCGCCATCGAGCCCGACGTCCTGGTCAAGGGCGGGGACTACACCGTGGAGACCGTGGTGGGGCACGAACTGGTGCTCGAGCGCGGGGGGCGCGTGGAGATCGTGCCCCTGCTGAACGGCAAGAGCACCTCGGGCATCATCGCCAAGCTCAAGGGCTAG
- a CDS encoding TetR/AcrR family transcriptional regulator translates to MSSKDKILAAARTLFGELGYSDTTFKRIAEKSGVALGLITHYFGSKEKLFVASTLSVLNEIEAAAVAGAGRGDTGLAKVVGFVSAYFAHTLAAGPDFMVLVRCSPYSDLKGDVNKDEIVSRFEGMVRVLADYLAQGMEDGSVVRAEPFKLATAVFAGIVGSVRTRLLNPFSPENFYDEAVQFIRRALAAPKDG, encoded by the coding sequence ATGAGCAGCAAGGACAAGATTCTGGCAGCGGCTCGAACGCTTTTCGGAGAACTCGGTTATTCCGACACCACCTTCAAGCGTATCGCCGAGAAGTCGGGCGTGGCGCTCGGCCTCATCACCCACTATTTCGGGAGCAAGGAAAAGCTCTTCGTGGCCTCCACCCTGTCCGTGCTGAACGAGATCGAGGCCGCAGCCGTGGCCGGTGCCGGCCGGGGAGATACGGGACTCGCGAAGGTGGTGGGGTTCGTCTCGGCCTATTTCGCCCACACGCTGGCTGCAGGGCCGGACTTCATGGTCCTCGTGCGCTGTTCGCCCTACAGCGACCTCAAGGGGGACGTGAACAAGGACGAGATCGTCAGCCGTTTCGAAGGCATGGTGCGCGTTCTCGCGGACTATCTCGCCCAGGGAATGGAGGACGGCAGTGTGGTCAGGGCCGAGCCCTTCAAGCTCGCCACCGCGGTCTTCGCAGGCATCGTCGGCTCCGTGCGCACGCGCCTGCTGAACCCCTTCAGCCCGGAAAACTTCTACGACGAGGCCGTGCAGTTCATCCGGCGGGCCCTTGCCGCGCCCAAGGACGGGTAG
- a CDS encoding chemotaxis protein CheD, translating to MDRDLQSELASLPSVFLSVGEGGLYDTPCFVRTVLGSCVSVTFHARSRQIGGIFHALLPEARDHCKPGEPLNHYRFVDTAIAAVLEQLASCGCHRRHLEAKVFGGAGIMPGKGFDVGRRNVSTALAVLEHHGLRVAASSVGGRFGRKLLFRSDTGEVFVKQIVSSSGLQAAGVVDVCAKKGR from the coding sequence GTGGACCGGGACCTGCAGTCCGAACTGGCCTCTCTGCCGTCGGTCTTCCTGAGCGTGGGGGAGGGGGGGCTCTACGACACGCCGTGCTTCGTGCGCACGGTGCTCGGTTCGTGCGTCTCCGTGACCTTCCACGCCCGCAGCCGTCAGATCGGGGGCATCTTCCACGCCCTCCTGCCCGAGGCCAGGGACCACTGCAAGCCCGGAGAACCCCTGAACCATTATCGCTTCGTGGACACGGCCATCGCCGCCGTGCTGGAGCAGCTGGCCTCCTGCGGCTGCCACAGGAGGCACCTCGAGGCCAAGGTCTTCGGCGGGGCCGGGATCATGCCCGGCAAGGGGTTCGACGTGGGACGGCGCAACGTGTCGACGGCCCTGGCCGTGCTCGAGCATCACGGCCTGCGCGTCGCGGCCTCCAGCGTGGGCGGCCGCTTCGGCCGCAAGCTGCTCTTCCGCAGCGACACGGGCGAGGTCTTCGTCAAGCAGATCGTGAGTTCATCCGGGTTGCAGGCCGCGGGCGTCGTCGACGTCTGCGCGAAAAAGGGGAGATGA